The Streptomyces griseiscabiei genomic sequence GAAGTCGTACTCGCCCTCGCGCGGCTCCAGGAGCGCCCACGAGAAGATGTTGACGCTCACCATGTTCACGCCCGCCTCACGCATGAGGCGTACGTCCTCGGCCCAGACCTCCTCGGGCCACTGCTCGGGGTTGTAGTCGCCGCCGTAGGCGAGACCCGGGACGTTCAGTTCGCGCTTCGCTTCGCGCTTCATTCGGCAGCCCCTTCGGCTTCCAGTCCGTTGTCCGTGCCCCTGCTCAGCAGGCGGCGGGTCGTGTCCACGCCCCACGGGTCCAGCGACAGCAGCCGGTCGCTGGAGGCCATCAGGCCGCCCGTGGCCTCGACGTGCGCCGCCCAGCGCTCGCGGGTCTCCACGGCGGGGCGGGCCATCAGGCAGTCGGGGTCGTTCACCCAGAGGCGGCCGTGCTGCCACTGGCGGCCGGCGCCGGTGAACTCGGCGGGGTCCTGGCCGGGCTGGCTGTAGTCGTCCGCCTCGGGGCGCCGGTGCGGGGCCGTGTCGGGGCTGACCCGCATCGCGTCGAACAGCCCGATCGAGGGGAGGATCGGCGCGCCGCAGCCCAGCAGGTAGGCGTCGGGGCCGATCGCGGCGCGGATCAGTTCGATCCCGGAGCGGTACGCGGCGAGCGCGTCCACGTCGGCGTGGCGTACGCCGTCCAGGGCGCCCGCGTAGAGGAAGTCGACCTTGAAGTAGTCGTAGCCCTCGGCGCGCAGGGTGGTGAAGACCTCGGTGAGGTACGCCGCCGCCCCGGGGTGGGTGGTGTCGAGCACGTACAGGTCGTGGCCCCAGTTGCGGCCGGCGTGGGTGGGGGCGCCGTTCGCGTCGCGCACCAGCCACTCGGGGTGCTCGGCGGCCAGGGTGCTCGCCGGGTCGACCAGGAAGGGCGCCGTCCAGATGCCGGCGCGGCGCCCGCGTGCCCGGATGGCCTCGGCGATGCCCTCGCGGGAGCGGAAGCGGCCGGAGAGGGTGAGCCAGTCGCCGAGGGCCTTCTGGTAGCCGTCGTCGATCTGGACGACGTCGATGGGCAGGTCGAGGGTGTCCATCGCCCGGAGGTTCTCGTGGATGTCGTCCTCGGTGACGGAGGTGAAGTACT encodes the following:
- a CDS encoding glycoside hydrolase family 36 protein is translated as MPHPFTPVTSVPVDPHTARVHEEGWQSWSPSGPYALGDAPYRPTGANWATVCYRPGRTVPADTFQGEGLLALDPGDGTPVRLWAAPEPTAEVPSIRLVVRDGRAEVSADGPVKEWTGEHIQSVLGDWAASLGLTAPRPAPTVWCSWYEYFTSVTEDDIHENLRAMDTLDLPIDVVQIDDGYQKALGDWLTLSGRFRSREGIAEAIRARGRRAGIWTAPFLVDPASTLAAEHPEWLVRDANGAPTHAGRNWGHDLYVLDTTHPGAAAYLTEVFTTLRAEGYDYFKVDFLYAGALDGVRHADVDALAAYRSGIELIRAAIGPDAYLLGCGAPILPSIGLFDAMRVSPDTAPHRRPEADDYSQPGQDPAEFTGAGRQWQHGRLWVNDPDCLMARPAVETRERWAAHVEATGGLMASSDRLLSLDPWGVDTTRRLLSRGTDNGLEAEGAAE